Genomic segment of Yoonia sp. R2331:
GCGCCATGACAAGCAAGCGTTCGCCCAACAACAAAGCCTCTTCCACCGAGTGGGTAATCAGGATGATCGTTTTGCCGGTTTCTTTCCACAGATCCAGCACAAGGCTTTGCATCTTTTCCCGTGTCAGCGCGTCCAAGGCACCCAGCGGCTCGTCCATCAAGATCACGTCCGGGTCATTGGCAAGGCAGCGGGCCAAGGCCACACGCTGCTGCATGCCGCCAGACAGCTCATAGATCGCTTTCTCCTTGAAGTCCTGAAGGCCGACGACCTCGAGAAGATGTTCGACCTTCTCTTTGCTTTCGGCCCGGCTCACGCCCTTCATATCAGGGCCAAAAGAGACGTTGTCGCGGACGTTCATCCACTCAAAAAGCGCGCCTTGCTGAAACACCATCCCGCGTTCGGGGCTGGGGCCGTCGACGACCTGATCATTCAGAATGATCCGGCCTTCGGTGGGGGCCAGAAAACCAGCGACAATATTGAGGAGCGTTGTCTTACCGCAGCCCGAGGGACCAAGAACGCTCATGAGTTCACCGGATTTGATATCCAGCGTCACGTTCTGCAAAGCCTGAACATGCCCGCCATTGGGCAGGTCAAACCGCATCGAAATGTCATCTATAAGAAGCCCGGACACTTGGTTCCCCCTCTTGTCTGGGTGCGCGCCTGCTGGCTGGCAGGCGAAAAAGAGAACGGGCCACCTGCAGGCGGCCCGTCCTTTTACGTGACTTAGTTGGACAGAGGTCCGGTGTTCACGTTGTCCTCATAAGAGGCTTTGGCTGCGTCGATGGAACCGGCTGCCACGAAGACGTCTGCAACGCCTTTCATGAATTCTGCCGCGTTGCCGCCCATCCATGCTTCGGACAGCTGCTCTTCCACTGTCGGGAACACGAATGTGGACAGTGTGGAGGCTGCGTCTTCTTCAGACATACCCGCGTCCTGCGCGATCACTGGCAGCATTTTCGCGTGGTTGGATTCATCCGCCCACATCGCGTTTGCGTTCGCTGTCACTTCGAGGAACTTTGCAACCATGTCGCTGTTCTCGGCCACGAAGGCTGTCGGCGCTGTTGTTGCGTCGAACACCAGGATGCCCAGCTCGGTCTTTTCTGCACCTGTCAGGAGCACGTTACCGGAATCGAGCATACGGCGCAGAGCACCTCCCCAACCGCAAGCCATGTCCACAGCGCCTTGGCTCAGAGCAGCTTCGCCCTCGGCAGGTGCCATGTCGACTACTTCCAGGCTGCCGACGTCAACACCGAAGTGGTCCATCTGCTTGAGGAAGCCGTAGTGCGCAGCAGTTCCGAGTGGAACAGCAACTTTCTTGCCTGCCAACTCAGCTGCGCTGTCTTTGTCAATCTCGAGGTCTGCACGCACAACGCAGTTGTCGTTGTCAGCATAGGACACAGCAACGTCAACAACCTGAAGGTCCTGACCTGCGGAGGTTGCAACAACGAAGGGCGGAATACCCTGAGAGACTGACAGCTGAACGTCACCAGAGGCCATCGCTGCGGACATCGCTGTTCCTGTGTCGAAGCTGACCCAGTTGATTTTTGTGCCCATTGCTTCTTCGTACATGCCGGTTTCTTTGGCAAACTGGAACGGCATCGGCCACTCCAAGAAGTAGGCAACAGTGATTTCGCCGTGGCCGTCTGCCATGGCGGAGGTTGTGGACAGTGCTGCGGCAACGCCGAGGACCGTTCCCAGGATAGTAGATTTCATTGTGTTCTCCCTAGTAGTTAAGTCACGCCTGCATGGAGTTGAAACTCCACATGGCGAAACTCTTTTTTTATCACGTAACAAGAGTGGATAAGTCGGCTTGTTCGTCAATTGTTTTCTTCGCAGTAAGCCTCATACATCCGAACGATACGTTCAAGCGCGCTCCGCTCATGCGATGTGCGTGAACTCCTGCTGTCATACACCTTTAGCCCCCCGAATCGATCAGTCCAGTTTGAGCTTGTGATCAGTCCACTTTGGCCGTGGGTTGATTTGGGTGGTGTGCGTCGAAGCTGAAAGGCACAAAATCGCTGACACCACACGCCGTTGCCTATTGCTTTCAGACTTCGGTGTTTGTCCACCGATAGAAGGGCACGCATCAACGTCGTTCATCGAACACGCGATTACCCCTCTTGCTATCGCTTCGTCGCCTCTACGACCAATTGATCTATTGCGCTCGGTCCGCCCTTTGTTGCGAGTACGACCTCGCGACATGGCGCGTCATCAATCTGCGTCGCCTGCAGGCCAGCAATATCTTCCAGTGCCCGCCACTTCGGCAGTACCGCGCGGCCGAGGCCAGATGCGGCAAGGACGGCGATGCTTTGTGGGTCATCCATTTCGCAGACGATCTTCACATTAGGTATCGCGTTGGCGATCCACTTCCAAGCCAACCGTCCACAACATGTCGACCGGTCATAGAGGATCAGGCCTTCCGGACTATCAGCCTGATCTGACGCGACCATGACGAAGGGTTGAGCAGCGATGGGTGTCATCTGGATTGACTTGGGGCCGCCACTAGGCGGACGAACGACGATCGCCGCGTCGGTCTCATCGGCTTCCAGACTGCGAAGTAGCGACCGCGAGTCGCCCGGTGTGATGGTGAGCGCACATTCAGGCGCCCGATCCGCCAAGTGGCTTACGATGTTGGTTGCGTGGTCGGCCAGCGCCGTCGCGATCGAACTTAGCCGGTAGGGTCCGCTTAGGCCCGAGGCATCCAAGTCCGAGGTAAGCCGCCGCGTGTCCTCAACAATCCGCTGTAGACGCGGCACCATCCTCTGTGCCGCGGCAGTCGGTCTGACCGTTTGTCCCACCCGCTCGATAAGGCGGGTTCCAAACATGCGTTCCAGCGCTTGCATCCTCTGCGCAAGGGCCGCCGCGGTGAGGCCCTGTCGGCGCGCCGCAGCGGCAAGCGACCCCTCCTCGATCACGGTAAGGAGGCTTTGCGCAAAACGGGTATCCATGACAAAAGCTTTCCTTTGGTTTGAAGCTGTCGGAACTTGTTATTCCAATTGTCCTTGCAATGGTAGCTGTGTGGCATCGAAAAGGAGTATCGCATGTCGCTGTCGACGAACCACGCTTCCAAACAAGCACTCGTCATACCCTTCCTGACCAGAGCAGGCGCGGTGGAACGCGATCTTTGGATCGCCGCTTTGACGCCCTTGATGCAACCGCATGTGGTCAAGCCGTTGGCAGACCTGACGCCGCAGGAGCGGCGGGTTGCCCGAGTGGCGATCGTCGCCAATCCCGATCCAGCCGAGGTGGCGGAGCTTACGAACCTTGAATGGATCCAGAGTCTTTGGGCCGGGGTCGAGCGCCTCGTTGTCAGCCTTCCCACCGAAGTAGGCATCGCCCGCCTGGTCGATCCGGATCTCGCACGGACCATGGCAGAGGCGGTGTTGGCTTGGACGCTTTACCTCCATCGCGATATGCCCGCCTATCGCAGGCAGCAAACCAAGGGCCTTTGGAACCAGCGCGACTATCGGCCTGCTCGAGACATTGGCGTGGGTGTTCTGGGTCTTGGCGCACTCGGCCGCGAGGCCACCGCAATCCTTTCCCGGCACGGCTATCGGACGATGGGCTGGGCTCGGAGCGCGCGCGACATACCCGGGGTGGAGACGTTCCATGGCGATGTCGGGCTAAATGCAATGCTTGCCCAGACCGATATCGCGGTGGTCCTCCTGCCGCTGACCGACCAGACGCGGGGTTTATTGAACAAAACACGGCTGGGCCGGATGCGGCCGCAGGCTGAGGTCATCAACTTTGGGCGTGGGTCCGTGATCCCGGTCGATGACCTGATCGAAACCTTGGACGAAGGTCACATTTCCCATGCCGTTCTGGACGTCTTCGAGCGGGAGCCGCTGCCTTCGGACGATCCGCTTTGGACCCGTTCCGATATCACGATCCTGCCCCATATCTCCGCGCCCACAGGACGCGGGAGCGCCGCCGCCATCGCAGCCACCGCTATCCACGATTTCTACCGAACAGGGTCAACGCCTGACCTGATTGACCGCGCGCGTGGCTACTGACACCTCAAAGGATTACAGCATGACTATTCACGACACTTTCGCCGCCATGCAGAGTGGTGCAGCACCGGGTCAGGAGATCCGTGCAGGAACGGAGATGCCTATCGAGGCAATCGGCGAGGCGCTAACCGGCACACCTGTCGACTTCTCCCACGGAGATGTGGACGCCCACCAACCGATCCCTGGCGCGAGAGATGCGTGGCTTGAAGGCTTCGCGGCAGGGGGGCGGCAAGCCTATACCGAATATCGCGGTGATGTGGACTTGCGGCAGAAGCTAGCTTTGCATCTGGCCGCTTTCACCGGAGCGCCCGTTGATGGGGTGAACGGCCTTATTCTGACCCCCGGCACCCAAGGGGCGCTGTTTCTTGCGATGGGGGCCTGCGTCACGCGCGGCACGAAGATCGCTGTGCTGGAGCCCGACTACTTCGCCAACCGGAAGATAGCCGTCTTTCTCGGCGGCGAGGTTGTGTCGGTCCCGTTCTTATACGGTTCTAGTGCCAAAAGTGCGGGGCAAGGGAACGGCCCCGACCTTGTAGCCCTGGAATCCGCCTTTGAGGCTGGAACCAAGGTGTTGATCTATTCGACGCCCAACAATCCAACAGGTGCCATCACTGGCGGGGACGTGACCCAGCAAATTGGTGTTCTTGCGGCGCGCCATGGGGTCACAGTGATCGTCGACCAACTCTATTCCCGAATGCTGTATCCTGGCGAGACAATCCCTCATCTGCGGGCGATGAGCACAAGGCCCAAGCAGATGATGACGGTGATGGGGCCCTCCAAGACAGAGTCCCTCAGCGGGTTTCGCCTTGGGGCGGCCTTCGGATCTGCCGAACTGATCGACCGCATGGAGAAATTGCAAGCCATCGTATCGCTGCGTGCGGCGGGCTACAGTCAAGCCGCACTCTCGACGTGGTTCGAGGAGCCCAAAGGCTGGATGGCCAAAAGGATCGAGGCGCACCGAGCTATTCGCGACGATCTGTTGCGGACCTTTCGCGAGGCCCAGTGGGAAGTAACGACACCGCAGGCGGGCAGCTATCTCTATCCCCGTCTCCCGAAGCTGTCAGTCGGTCTGAGCACATTCGTCCGGCTCTTGCGACTTCAAGCCAACGTCATTGTCACCCCAGGGACCGAGTTTGCACCCGGCGACACCGACCGCATCCGCTTGAACTTCTCGCAAGATCACGCGGCGGCCGTAGCAGCGGCCGATCGGATCGTTGCACTTGCGCGGAGGTACGCCGAATGAGGCGCGATCCCCGCCCACAGGGGCTCTACCGTGCGGCCAAACGGCATCAAAACCTGATCTGGACCGCGGGCATGACGCCGCGTGAAGGTGACGCGTTGATATTCCACGGAGCGATCGGCGCGGCAGACGATCCCGGGATGCACCGCGCGGCAGTCGAGCTTGCTGCCAGCAACGCGATCGCTGCAGCCGAGGGTCAGCTTGCGCCGAATGAGCTGCTGACCTGCATTCTTTCGATGACCGTCTTCATGGCTGCGGAACCTGGCTTCAAAGCCCACGCGGCCGTTGCTGATCACGCTTCACGCTTTATCGAAGACCGGCTCGGACCCGACGCAATCGGCACTCGCGCCGCTGTTGGCGTTGCGTCTCTTCCTGGCGATGCAGCGATTGAGATCTGCTTGGTGGCCAGCGCTGGCAACAAGATTGGATGAGGCTAGAAACCTTCGCGCCAATCGCGCACGAAACCACGTAAGCCCCCCCCCTGTCCCAAGGCCGATTGCAAGGCGCGACACCCTCAGCGCGACCGGAAACGCGAATGACGACGCGGTCAGTTGCGGCGTGCCCATTTGGCACACATTGTCCGTGTTGATCTACGAGACAGAGATCACAGCGATTATCCCAAAGATCATCGGACCCGCTAGCTGATGTAATTCCTGCTAGATTGGCCCTGATGTCAGATTACTCTTGTCGGCCACGTCCATCCCCTTTTGAGAACTCAAGCAAAATGCTTGGTAGGCGCCAAGATCATTCAGTTTTCGAGAAGTCCCAGAAGACGTTGTTCGGTCAATCGCAGGCCAGACCGTTCCCGAGGCGCGATATCAGGCGCGGGTGCCCCTGCAAGCGCGATGACGTCCGGATGGACGTAGCTGTTGCGTGCGATTGTAGGTGTATTGCGCAAAACCTTTGCGGCCGCATCGGCCATATCCTTGATCGTCGCCTCGCCAGTAAGCGCCACCTCTAGCGCGGCGCATGACCCAGCCCAGGTGCGAAAGGTCTTGG
This window contains:
- a CDS encoding taurine ABC transporter ATP-binding protein, translated to MSGLLIDDISMRFDLPNGGHVQALQNVTLDIKSGELMSVLGPSGCGKTTLLNIVAGFLAPTEGRIILNDQVVDGPSPERGMVFQQGALFEWMNVRDNVSFGPDMKGVSRAESKEKVEHLLEVVGLQDFKEKAIYELSGGMQQRVALARCLANDPDVILMDEPLGALDALTREKMQSLVLDLWKETGKTIILITHSVEEALLLGERLLVMAPRPGRVHKEYRLPFADLGVGADLREVKKHKDYSSTREEILEMIWNMEEEIMGRTEESA
- a CDS encoding pyridoxal phosphate-dependent aminotransferase encodes the protein MTIHDTFAAMQSGAAPGQEIRAGTEMPIEAIGEALTGTPVDFSHGDVDAHQPIPGARDAWLEGFAAGGRQAYTEYRGDVDLRQKLALHLAAFTGAPVDGVNGLILTPGTQGALFLAMGACVTRGTKIAVLEPDYFANRKIAVFLGGEVVSVPFLYGSSAKSAGQGNGPDLVALESAFEAGTKVLIYSTPNNPTGAITGGDVTQQIGVLAARHGVTVIVDQLYSRMLYPGETIPHLRAMSTRPKQMMTVMGPSKTESLSGFRLGAAFGSAELIDRMEKLQAIVSLRAAGYSQAALSTWFEEPKGWMAKRIEAHRAIRDDLLRTFREAQWEVTTPQAGSYLYPRLPKLSVGLSTFVRLLRLQANVIVTPGTEFAPGDTDRIRLNFSQDHAAAVAAADRIVALARRYAE
- a CDS encoding RidA family protein, producing MTPREGDALIFHGAIGAADDPGMHRAAVELAASNAIAAAEGQLAPNELLTCILSMTVFMAAEPGFKAHAAVADHASRFIEDRLGPDAIGTRAAVGVASLPGDAAIEICLVASAGNKIG
- a CDS encoding ABC transporter substrate-binding protein, yielding MKSTILGTVLGVAAALSTTSAMADGHGEITVAYFLEWPMPFQFAKETGMYEEAMGTKINWVSFDTGTAMSAAMASGDVQLSVSQGIPPFVVATSAGQDLQVVDVAVSYADNDNCVVRADLEIDKDSAAELAGKKVAVPLGTAAHYGFLKQMDHFGVDVGSLEVVDMAPAEGEAALSQGAVDMACGWGGALRRMLDSGNVLLTGAEKTELGILVFDATTAPTAFVAENSDMVAKFLEVTANANAMWADESNHAKMLPVIAQDAGMSEEDAASTLSTFVFPTVEEQLSEAWMGGNAAEFMKGVADVFVAAGSIDAAKASYEDNVNTGPLSN
- a CDS encoding LysR family transcriptional regulator, giving the protein MDTRFAQSLLTVIEEGSLAAAARRQGLTAAALAQRMQALERMFGTRLIERVGQTVRPTAAAQRMVPRLQRIVEDTRRLTSDLDASGLSGPYRLSSIATALADHATNIVSHLADRAPECALTITPGDSRSLLRSLEADETDAAIVVRPPSGGPKSIQMTPIAAQPFVMVASDQADSPEGLILYDRSTCCGRLAWKWIANAIPNVKIVCEMDDPQSIAVLAASGLGRAVLPKWRALEDIAGLQATQIDDAPCREVVLATKGGPSAIDQLVVEATKR
- a CDS encoding 2-hydroxyacid dehydrogenase; its protein translation is MSLSTNHASKQALVIPFLTRAGAVERDLWIAALTPLMQPHVVKPLADLTPQERRVARVAIVANPDPAEVAELTNLEWIQSLWAGVERLVVSLPTEVGIARLVDPDLARTMAEAVLAWTLYLHRDMPAYRRQQTKGLWNQRDYRPARDIGVGVLGLGALGREATAILSRHGYRTMGWARSARDIPGVETFHGDVGLNAMLAQTDIAVVLLPLTDQTRGLLNKTRLGRMRPQAEVINFGRGSVIPVDDLIETLDEGHISHAVLDVFEREPLPSDDPLWTRSDITILPHISAPTGRGSAAAIAATAIHDFYRTGSTPDLIDRARGY